The Nomascus leucogenys isolate Asia chromosome 4, Asia_NLE_v1, whole genome shotgun sequence genome includes the window GTTCCTGAGGTCCTTAGTATCCCCCTTCGATGGGAATGGAATCCCTGACAGGTCAGAACTAAGTATGGTGGCCACTCAAATAGGAACTGTGGCCCTTTCTTGCTAGGCACAGACACTGAATGGGTGTGCTGTGTCAAGGGGCACAGAGCAGTGTGGGGTAGTGGGGAAGTGCTCACAGgcaggctcagtttcctcatctgtgaaatggagatggtAACATGTCCCCAGGGAAAGGAAAATTCTTGCTCCATGAGTGTCCTTGCTGTTAGTACTTCAGAGACAGCCCTGTCCATAGACTTTATTATTtggaaaggggaagaggaggtcCTTGGCACTGGTTGGGATGGAAGCCCCAGGGGCAAAGGTTGAGGAGTTCCAGGGCTCAGCTGTCACTGGGCAGGGCAGGCACACTGGCAAGGGCAGGCAGCAGGCGTGTATATATGTCCACCCCACGGAGGAACACAGCCTCATGCAGCCGTTCATCGTGGTCATGCAGCAGCACAGGTGTGCGGTTCATGGGTGAGAAGCCTAGAGCTGGGACCCCCACCTGCAGGGGCGAGGAAGAGCCGTTAGGGAAAAGCCAGCACTCAGGCCCAGTCCACTGCCCAGGCACTATATGCAAGTGGCTCACCGCGCGGATATAGCGGTTGTCAGTGGCAGCAGGCATGATCTCAGGCTCCAGAGTGAGGTTCCTGTAGGAGAAAGAGCCTGATGAATGGGGAGGGAGAATTGAAGGGGCAAAGGAaggtgggagaaggagggagaagggagggggcagcaggaaggagaggagTAGGGGGCTGGGCTGTGAGGAGAGCTGGCCAGCATGCTCACATGTCCTTGCAGACCCGGCTAAAAGCTGCCCACCAGGGGTTTGAGTCATCAGTAGGTGTCACTCGGGGGTGCATCCACTTCTGAGGGACGGGAAGAATGGCAGGATCAAGACATGGGCCTGGGCATCTTGCCCTATTTCCCATAGAGTGGGCTGTGCCTAGCATAGAACACCTCCCCACCCCTACTCCTTCACCTACCCAGACATCTGGGTGGCCAGTCCAGCCACAGGTCCTCTTTCAGCCCCTCAAATGTCCTAGGTCTGGGACCTTCCCACCCTCCATCTACTTACCTCCTGTCCATCCTTCAGATCCTAGCCCAAGTGCCCCTTCCTCAAGATGGCTCCCCCAGACCTCTCAGACTAGTTGGATACTCAGTTACAGGTTTTCAGAGTGCAAGGGGTCACCCTTTTCTGTACCACATGTGTTATATAAAagtatggctgggcgcagtggctcatgcctgtaatcccagcacttttcgaggccaaggcgggtggatcatttgaggccaggagttcaagacaagcctcgccaacgtggtgaaaccctgtctctactaaaaatgcaaaaattagctgggcatggtggcaggtgcctgtaatcccagctactctggaggctgaggcacaagaattgcttgaacccgggaggcggaggtgagccgagattgtgccactgcactgcagcctgggtgacggagtgagattcTCTCAGAAAAAAGTAATATCACATAAATGTTTGATCTATATCTCCCCGTTTCACCATACAAGTGCATGAACTGTGCCTAATTTTACTCCCCACAGCATTCCCCAGCACCCACAGTGGCCTCTACAACGAATGCTTGTTGGAATAAAATGTGTCTCTCACAGATAAAGAAATGCCCAGACATATGCAGACACACCAAGCACACACTCCACTGTTGCACACTTGGGTCTCTCCTGGCTCTCACACTCTCCCATCACATGTCCCAAGTCCATACCTGAGCAAACTCTAAGGTGACCCCCTCGCCAGCTGCCTGGCACCAGCTCTGCAGCTGCTCCTCAAAAGCCTAAGAGAAGGGAGACGAGCTGATCCCTCAGGCTTTCCAGAGGCCTCTAGGACAAGATTGAGGACCCAGGATCCCTCTTCCAAACCCAGGTGGAGGTGGCACCTTGAAGTCCACATCCGGTGCCACACGGAAGTCAAAGCTGGCGCTCATGGTGGCAGGTACCACGTTATAGGCCACGCCACCCTCTAGCTTAGTCAGGTTCACGGAGGTCACGGCCCCCTCTTTCAGGTGGGGGTTTGACTGCAGCCTGTGGTGCGGGGGCAGGGTAGCGGCAGCAACAGATAAAAGAGGTGGCTCAGACTCTATCCTCTGTGGTACCACCTCCCAGAGCCACCCCACCGCTTCCCAGGCTGCCTCACCTCTGCCATTCCTTCTCCCGGAATGCCAGGATGGAGCTCACAACCTTGTGCTATGAGAATATGAGGTTAAATGGGACAGTGGCCTCAGGAGAGAGCCTCCTGAACTCCCAGACTCCCTCCCGGGGTGCCACGTACTAGCTTCTCTGCTGCTGTGTCCTCCATGAAGCGCGAGGCATGGcctggcctcccagtgctggtgACCCGCACCCCTGGGGAGGTGTAGGGGGAAGGGAGTGTCTTCAGCATGAGGGGCTGCAGATACAATCAGCCCTGGGGTGGGCCCAGGTCTCCCCCTCATTCCAGGCTCCTCTGGCAGGGTCCTGTCCCCCCTCAGGGCCCATAGCATAGAGCTGGTTTCTGCCCAGTCAGGGCTTGCCCTCAGAGAAGCTCAGGTAGGAaagagctgggaggcagaggccctgGGTTCAAGGCTTTCTCAGGCCTCAACTTTGCTGTGAAACCCTTCATAGGACCGTGCCCTTTCTGGCCTAGCCTCCCACCTGTAGAGTGAGCCCTCCCTCCAAGCTCATACTTACACCAGGGACTCCGCTCACTATAAAAGACAGTGAAGGCATCAGTGGGATTGGCTATGCCTGAGGAGGGAAAGGGGGTTCAGAGGGTAGAGCAGCCCAGTCCCCACTAGCGGCCTCCTACTCCCTGCCTGGCTGCTCATCGGCTTGCCAACCTGCTCACCCTCATCCAGGGCAAAGCCTGCCCTCAGGGCGTGGAACTCAGGCCGCTGCACGAACAGCTCCATGCCTTGGTGACCcccaacttcctcatctgtaaaagcaGCAGGGACATGAGATGAAGAGGCTGCCCCGCCCCACCCTCCCCTTTCCCAAAGGTATCTGAGCCACTCCTACCAGGCACAAAGGTCATGTGGATGGTTCTGGGGAACCGGTGACCCTCCACCTTCAGCCTCCTCACAGCTTCCAGGTACCTGAGGGGGCATAAGCCAGGTGCTGGGGGAGCCACCAGATGCTCAGGCTGGCCCAGCAGGcaaggccagcaggctggagtccTGTGCCCTGGACTCTACCCTGCCACACCCTGATAGGGACTCCAGAAAGTCCCTGCCCCTCTCTGGTCTGAATCTCCCTATCCATGCAACGGTCATGGCAGTAATTCCTGTCCAAGGGGTCAAGGTGTTCCTTGGCCTTGAGTTTCTCCAATCACCCCCTCAGGTCCTGGGTTAATCCATTGGATCAGTGGGGACATTGTGGAGGAGTAGGAATGGAGGACACTCACTGGATGCTGACGCACTTCATGTCCTGGGCACCCCTGGCATAGATGTAGCCCTCAGAATCCTTGAAGGCCTCAAAGGGGTCGTGACTCCAATGTTCCTGGGGGCAGGGATGGGAAGAGGGGCCCAAACCCCAAATTTAGCCATTAATCCACTCTGGTCAACAGCGGCTCTGACCTAGGAGCCCACCATAGGGTTGGAGTGACAGGTGGAGTGGTGGGGGAGGAAAGACGGGGGCTGAAGAAGGCAGCTGATTGCCATCCCCCATCGCTGTCCCCTGCTTCCCACCCCCCAGTCCCCACCCTACTCTGGCCCAGAACTTGTTGCTGGATGAAGGCTGCTTGAGTGGTATAATATCATAAGGATGTTGAGAGTTAGTGCCAGGACTGGGACCAGGACGATGCGCTCCCTGAGGTTGAATCCTGGGGTCTGCATCATGTCTGTCCCCAAGGACTGCACTGCCCACCTCCCCGGCCCCTTACGCACCTTGAAGACAGGCACCACATCCGTGTGGGAGTTGAGCAAGATAGAGGAGAGTGTAGGGTTGGTGCCTGGCCAGGTCAACACGGTCACCACATAGCCAGGTGCCACCTGGAGATGGTCAGGAAGGGAGGTGGTCTGAGTAGGGTGAGGAAGTGCCCAGGCCCACCTCCCTTCCCCGTTTAGGGCCCCAGGCTCACCTCCACTTTCTGACAGCCCAGGCCCAGCTGGCGGGCTCTCTCCTCAAAGAAAGCCACAGCAGCTCCTGGAGGCACAGAGGGTCTTGGGGCTGCTTCTGCCTACCCACAGCTTCCCACCAGCCCAGGCAGCCCGGAGAGGGGAGCATACCCAGAAATGGGCTGCTGCCTCCCCAACACAATCCATATCCCTCAGAGATGCCTGCATTTCCATCCCcaagaaagaagatatttttgaCTAGTCAGTGACCCTTTCTGGAAGGCCAGGGGGATGTCCAGGGTTGGAGGAAGGCATTATCTTCCTTAAATATGGGAAACTATGGCACAGAGACATGAAGAGATTCACCCACCATCTCTCAGCTGATTAATCACAGAGGAGGAATTTGGACCCATGTACACAATTCCCAGccaccaagtttttttttttttttttttttttttttgtttgtttgtttttttgagacagggtctcactctgtcaccaaggctggagtgaagtggtgcgatcttggctcactgcagcctcgacctcccaggctcaagcgatcctcccacctcaacctctggagtagctgggactacaggtgcgccaccattcctgactaatttttgtatttttctgtagagacagagtcttgccatgttgcccaagctagtcttgaactcctgggcccaagcaatctgccagcctcaacttcctgaagtgctgggataataggcaggagccacctccCAAGCCCTAGCCACCAAGCTTGATTCCCTAAGGGCTGTGGCCTTTGTCCAGCCCCAGTGGGCTTCTGGAGGGCCTCTCCTTTCCCTGTGGCTGCCTCAGGCTTCCCCCACCACTCCTGCCCTGGGGAGTGAGGTGAAGTTTTTCTTTAACCAGCTGCCAGAAGTAACCTTGGTCAGCAGCAGAGCCTCTGGGGGAAAGGGTTCCTCTCTAACCTGGAGGGGCTGCCTCAGTCTATTTACTTGGGGAATGGGTTGGGGAGCCATTGGGACAGCACAGTGGGGCTCAGCTGGGTGACAGGGGTTGGAGGCTGGTTTAGAGCACAGTCCCCATCCCTTAGGCCCCGTCACAGGCTCTGGAACCACTATCTTCTCACCATAGTCAGGCTTCGGCTGGACGGTGCGGATGCGCAGGTACTGGCGGAAGAGTGTCACCGATGGGTGCTCCTCCTCGGGACCCTTGCTGGTCATGGCGCTGCGCGTGGTGAGCTGGGGGCAAAGTGAATGGCTAACtacccctcccagcccctggacCCGGTGCGCTCCTGCACACAGCCTGTCCCCACGGCGGCTCCCGGACTTCCCACAGGGGTAGGATACCGTGTTTCGGAGCCCCCATTAAGGAGCACCCATTCTGTTTCAGGCGCTGGGCTGTCTGCTTCCTGCACATTTCCTTATTTAATCCCCAAGAGCCCCATGAAGTTTGTGCTCAGAAtgcccactttacagaggagaaagctgagaggctcagagaggttccaGGACAGCTCAGAGAGTAGCCGAGCAAGGTTTGAACCCAGACTTGTGATCCCTCCGCCCTcctaaaaaaaaaggcaaaaacaaaaacaaaaacaaaaaacaaaaaaacaaacaaaaaaacccccaacgCCTCCCAATTGCCCGGCTTTCAAGCCACGGAGCCCCAGTCCCTCTATCCCTCCCCAGGGCCCCCACCTCACTCTCCTGTCGCTGGGCTCACGCTCGCCTCTCAGTGCCCTTCCCTGACTGTGGCCTGGACTTTTGGTCCAGCGAGGTGGCCTGCGAGGTCGCAGGATCAGGACCGCCCCGGTCCGCCCACCACGTGGCCGGGGCCAGATGTCGGGGCGGAGACGGAAGACCTCCAGTGAGGGCCGTCCCAGCGCCCGCGGCCGCGTCGGCGCGGATGTCCCCGCCCGCCTCTGGTTCGGGCCTCAGCGGGATTACTGGAGGCTTAGATCCGGATCCCGCCCCCGGGCAGCGGCCGCCGCGGCCAGCACCGCCCCGCGAGCTGCGAGCTCTGGGCTGGCCCCGCCCCACGCGACAAGCCTGCCACTCCTGTCCCCGGGTATGCGCCGGGAGCTCAGGACGGTCCCGTCCCCTAAGGGCGCCTCCTTCTTCAGTCCCCGGATAGGGCGGGAGGAAAGGGGGCCGCCCCGAGGCTCTCATGATGCAGAGCTGTAAAGCCCTGGGCCTGCGCCCCTGCCCTCCTCGGCAGGTCTCCAACGGCTCCCCTCCGCAGGCCTCAGCCCCTCGGGGAGGTCCTCCCTGACGCCTCAGCTCCGCTTGTACTGAAGTTATTGGCCAATGTGTGTCTGCCCACACTGTGAGCTCCGGGAGTCTGTGAGCTCCACTTCCTGCAAGGTTCTGCCCCGGGCGTACGGAGCCCGGACACTGTGCCAGGAATGGGAATAAATGCATGGACAAGAGCACGTGTGACGGTGTGAGCGTGCCACTGCGTATGCAGTCTATCAGTGGGTATGATTGTGTCTGTGACAGTGTGAGATGGTGGGTGGGTGTGATGATGTCACTGTGAATGGATGTAATTGTGACCCTGGATGACAGTCTGAGGAAACTGGCTCTTCTGCAGCCACCGGAGGGGGAGGCTAAACAAGCATAGGTGTACCACTGGCCCCCTGCAGGCCACAGCTGCAGTTGCCCACTTGTGCCCCAGCTGCCCTTTGTACTCCCAGCCAGGTCTGCCCTCTGCTCCAGGGGCTGAGTCAGCTTGGGGAAGGGTGAGGGACAAAGACTTCAATCTCTAGGCCAAGGAGGCAGGCTGTGGGGAGGGGTTCTGTCCCACCTTTCCTGAGGTTTAAGTCTTGGCTGCTCACACATAACATAGGGGCAAATGGACTTTAACTCATAACAATGCTGGCTAattctttagttatttttttgatacagagtctcactctgtcatgcaggcaaATAGATTTTAACTCATAACAATGCTGGCtaattatttacctatttattcatGCGGGCAAATAGACTTTAACTCACAACAATGCTGGCTAATtatttagctatttattttttttgagatggagtctcactctgctgcccagcctggagtgcagtggtgcaatcttggttcactgcaacctccacttcccagattcaagcaattctcctgcctcagcctccagagtagctgggattacaggtgcgtgccatcacgctgggctaatttttgtatttttagtagagacagggtttgtcatgttggccagggtggtcttgaactcctgacctcaggtgatccacccgcctcggactcccaaggtgctgggattacagatgtgagccactgtgcccagccaatgctggctctttttttttttttttttttttttttttgagacggagtctcgctctgtcacccaggctggagtgcagtggcgtgatcttggtcttggctcactgcaagctctgcctcccgggttcacaccattctcctgcctcagcctaccgagtagctgggactacagccacccgccaccatgcccggctaattttttgtattttttagtagagacaggttttcaccgtgttagccaggatagtcttgatctcctgaccttgtgatctgcctgcctcagcctcccaaagtgctgggattacaggtgtgagccactgcgcccagccaatgctGGCTGATTGTTAAATTGCGTTCCCCACACCCTCTAGGTTCCTGACTCCCTTGGCTTGGCTGTCCAGACCCTGGATTT containing:
- the LOC100603023 gene encoding aminoacylase-1 isoform X1, which gives rise to MTSKGPEEEHPSVTLFRQYLRIRTVQPKPDYGAAVAFFEERARQLGLGCQKVEVAPGYVVTVLTWPGTNPTLSSILLNSHTDVVPVFKEHWSHDPFEAFKDSEGYIYARGAQDMKCVSIQYLEAVRRLKVEGHRFPRTIHMTFVPDEEVGGHQGMELFVQRPEFHALRAGFALDEGIANPTDAFTVFYSERSPWWVRVTSTGRPGHASRFMEDTAAEKLHKVVSSILAFREKEWQRLQSNPHLKEGAVTSVNLTKLEGGVAYNVVPATMSASFDFRVAPDVDFKAFEEQLQSWCQAAGEGVTLEFAQKWMHPRVTPTDDSNPWWAAFSRVCKDMNLTLEPEIMPAATDNRYIRAVGVPALGFSPMNRTPVLLHDHDERLHEAVFLRGVDIYTRLLPALASVPALPSDS
- the LOC100603023 gene encoding aminoacylase-1 isoform X2, which encodes MVAPGYVVTVLTWPGTNPTLSSILLNSHTDVVPVFKEHWSHDPFEAFKDSEGYIYARGAQDMKCVSIQYLEAVRRLKVEGHRFPRTIHMTFVPDEEVGGHQGMELFVQRPEFHALRAGFALDEGIANPTDAFTVFYSERSPWWVRVTSTGRPGHASRFMEDTAAEKLHKVVSSILAFREKEWQRLQSNPHLKEGAVTSVNLTKLEGGVAYNVVPATMSASFDFRVAPDVDFKAFEEQLQSWCQAAGEGVTLEFAQKWMHPRVTPTDDSNPWWAAFSRVCKDMNLTLEPEIMPAATDNRYIRAVGVPALGFSPMNRTPVLLHDHDERLHEAVFLRGVDIYTRLLPALASVPALPSDS